The DNA region AGATTGTAAACTGTTGTACTCTTTACACTGGCAAAGACTAGCGGTTACATAGTTCAATGTCAAATTCCTCCAGCAATATGTGCTCAAATGTCAGGTCACTAAACTCTGAAGAGAATAGAAAGTGGCTGCATTCAGTGAAGTATGTGAGTTTGCATTGAACAGTCTGATCTGACCGGCTATTCATTCTGCTTCTGCACATTGTTTGACACGGTTCATGATTAGATGTGTTACATAAGGGAGACTTGGCAATGGTAACTAATACCCCAACTCACGCCCTTAAAACTGTTATTTGCTGTTGACATTGCAAAAATGAGTGAGGATAATCATCTTTTAATGTaacaacttaattttataacaataaattaattaatgtaaaattaaaaatgaacagttcatttaaaaaagccttatttttatttaaataaagtcacATTTCACTTTCACAGTTGTTGGTTTACTGCTGTAGATTCATGGGCGGTCCAAGCTGCAAACGCTTTGCGCATGCGTACTGTTATTGTCAAACTAACCACCCGTCTTGCTGGCTTCCATTGAAAGTACAAACGCTCATCTTGAAGTGAAAAGGGAGTTGTAAGCATAGATATCAAAACTAGATGCAGTTTCAAGCTCTCCAGGCAcgtccgccatcttggaacggtCAACGGACGTCACTCACAGTTTGGCAGAATGTCACAACACCGCGGAGCCTTGGCTGTGAATATTAATTCCAGGAAATGTGGATACCCTTTCATCGTCGTCATGTGTTAGTTTAGGAAATATAATGgtgtaatgattttatttcGCGTTTCTATGTCAGATTATCTAATACAAAagattaatttacaattttgccggttaaaggaatagttcacacacaaacacatgaatggccatgtgcccatttatgcaGCCCATTTGTTTCAAACTTgacgtggttttgtgtctacaaGTCACCAGGGGTCCAGTGATGTTCTCTCGCCGAAgttcttcctttgtgttttctgctgaagaaaaacaaaaccgtGCTTTTTGGACTGACATAAGGTACATAAATGATGgaagacattttctttttcaaatgaacGATTCTTTTAAGTTTCTCTTAAGGTGTCACACTACACATAAGTGTACATggattacatttaattttgtattgCATTAATGAAATAGACAGGATATAAAATAATGGACAtgaaataatatgtaatattgtGTATTCAACACATTTGAAAGGCcaatgtatttagaaaatattagtAAGTTGTGTTTTTCCATATGGGAGTTTAGACTCATCATCAGCTCTCTGTAATGACAACATTATAACTGtgcattcatgcatttaaaagTACCAGTGTTAGTCCATAAGGTGGCAGCATTTAGAAATGAACTTGCACCTCTGTGTGAATGTGGGatgattatttgtttaaaaaaaaggctCCTAAACAGTTCTTTGTTGGGATGTCCTgtatggtttcataaagaatcTGTAAGGTCACAGAACCATATTGTTACACAAAAGGTTCTCTGTGGTGGAAAAAGTTTTTAGACTATGAATATTTCAGAATATTTAAGAATGtgttaatctatttattttatttcaaaaactaCACAGAAACACATAGATCTGTGGGCACGTATCACTTTGACATCAAATAAGTGAGCTTGGCCTGTCATAGAGTGTGTGAAAAGGAAGCAAAAATCTTAATCAAAACAATCTCTCTCATTTCTGCTGAGATTTCCGGCCTCTAGATCCTGTGATACAGCGATCACTCATACCGCACACATACAAGACTATGAAGTACATATTTAGCTGATGCAAAAAACCTGATGCAAGACACCaacaataaaaagaacaaacagGTGTTGCTCCATTTttaggttaaaaataaaaaaatagcattcttaaaaattatatttttatttcttaaaaatacaatatgtatttatttgatatacATTTAGTCTTttctgtgatttgttttgttgaaggaATATCAAAATAATCTTCTGTCAATGCCATAGTGCATcacatgttgttttaatgaactGTTGTGATGATGCTGAAAAGAACAGACAGTGTTTTTAACGCTTTTAATCTAACCAGTGTGTTTCAGACCAAAACACACAGCACATGCATATGAACATGGATCTTGGCTTACAGCATGATCTCTGCTTCTCTTTGGCTCGGCCTGAGGATTGATCACTACAATATGTTTGCTTTCATGGAAAATAGAAGGAGATCCAGAGATTTCCCCCGGCTGAAGGATGAGTGTGTGGCTCTCTCTGGGGCTTCTCGTGGCTCAGTGGGTTTGTGGTACTCGAGCGGCGGTGGCAAAGGGTCGAGATTCTGAGGAAGTCtatgatagagagagagtacttgcaaatgtctttgttcttgtCGCATTACTGCGCCTGCCTTCAAGGGCACAGGGGGCACAGTTTGAGTCACGGCGCTCTGAGCTCCATCCAGCCCTTTGTTGCCCGCGGTCACCGATCAACATTCGCTCTGTTTAGGTGACTCACAGCAACAGTCATCCCTCGCTGCATTATGTCCCTTAACTTtgtcacaaaagaagatgaaaaaatgattttgggcaATGTTGATGCCAACAGCTGGTGCGACTGTGTGTATAAAGTTTCAATGAAGGTTTTATTGTTCACTTAATGCCTGAAACTTTCCTCAACTTTGAGTTGTCGCCAATGCTCTCGTTTGCTCTTGTCGCCAGGCTCTCGTTGAAAATGAATGCGTTTGGGTCCTCACAGGTCACTGAATGGGGgactgttaacaacattcttcaaaatatctttaaactttaaagtaaATGATTTCAGTACCATGGCGTTACAAATAAAGACTAATACAACATAgtggatttaaagggatagttcattgaaaaaaaaatcatcatttattcatcctcatgttattccaaacctgcttttttctttcttctgcaaaacacaaaagaagattttttgaagaatgtttttataaccaaacaatctTGAATGCCATTGACTTGaattgaatgaacacaaaaccactcagaaaccatttgtcaaaatatctagAAAGAAACAGACAGTTGTGAATAATACGAGGGAGAATAAATGCAaggtttcaaatattttttaccgAGCTGTAGCATCACGGCACAGCTTGATGTTGGTGTCACTTTGTAGAAAACCCTGTTACATCAAAGAATCTAAATATGTTTATTCTCAGATGAGCATGTTCACTAGAATGATCTTTAATTCCCAAAGAAAGACTGAAACTATTTCTATCTGTGAGAAACCAAACTAATGTGTCTCACATGTGAGcatttatgtaatataatgaGACTACAGTATGCCCTTAGCATGTTCTCTATCTGAGCAAGCTTTGGTGGAATTActatgtgtgtactgtatataaataaacaatgaatgaCATAATTACATAACAACGGCAAGAAGATGTGAAAGACGGAGAAAGACAGAGCGGAAAAATGCTTTTGCCTGAACTCAGCAGGCGTCCCATTGGATTAACTGATGCTTAGAACACATCTTGTCATATTTACTTGACTATCACGCAGACAGAGAAACAGACTCGTtttctattctctctctctctctctctctctctctctctctctctctctctctctcttgctttatTCCACCACCATCCCCAAACCCCCATCATTGTGTCTTTCAGTTCAACAAGTGGAAAATCAAATCATATTTCAAGAGACTGCACAATGAAACACACTTAAAAGAGATTTCCCTGCATTGGGTTTTCCTAAATAGCCCTACTGtctccactctctctctctctctctctctctctctctccgtctctctttctctctctctctctctctctctctccgtctctctctctccctctctccgtctctctctctctctctcgctctctctctctctctctctctctccatctctctctctctctctccatctctctctcgctctctctctctctctctctatctctctcttacTCCCTCTCTGTTtctgtatttgtaaaaaatctccTCCCactcatctttttttttgtcacataaaGAAACAGAATAGAAGGgcattctctctcttctcactcTCTCGGCCCCGCTTCCTTCCTGAACGCCCATACACTTCTGCTCGCTCACCTGCAGTGCAACCGCatgcaactctctctctctcttttgagcGACAAGCACATTCAGTTTCTTTCTCGTCTCCAGGAGTACCTGAGGTTGAGGAGTCTGTTCCCTCTCGCTCCCAGAGGTCAATATTCCCGCCTGTGGAGAGAGCACCGTGCTGGCGGCCCAGCCCCTTTCCCGCTTCAGCCTGGGACGGAAGACCCTGCTGGGGGCTGGCGTGGCCGTGATGCTGGTCTTGGTCCTGGTGGTCCTCATTCCAATTCTGGTCCATTTGGCAGGCACCAGTGAAAACGGTGAATACGAAATGCTGGGTGCCTGCCGTATGGTGTGCGACCCTTTCTCTGAAAAATCGGGCACTACGGCGGGCATCGGTACGGGCACGGGTATCACTAACACGCAGCTGGAGGCTGAACCGCTGACCGATCACAGTATGGGACCCCCGTTGCCAACCTATGCACACGGACCGCAGGGCAAGCCTGGACGACAGGGAAAGCCAGGGCTGCCGGGACCCCCGGGACCACCCGGAGAGCCAGGTCCACCGGGACCGATGGGGCCGCCGGGAAATAAGAACCACACGGAGCGACCCGATGTCTCCGCTCTGGGTGGAAGAACGGCTACGGGAATGGGGACCTCCGTGTATGCCATGGTTCCGCGTCTGGCGTTCTATGCGGCTCTGAAAAACCCGCAGGAGGGTTATGAGATTCTGAGGTTTGACGATGTGGTGACAAATATTGGGAATAACTACGATGGGTCGACGGGGAAGTTTGTGTGCAAGGTTCCTGGGACGTACTTCTTTACGTACAATGTACTCATGAGGGGAGGGGACGGGACCAGCATGTGGGCGGACCTGCTGAAAAACGGACAGGTAAGAGGAGGTTTACCACACCTGTATTGTGATTTATGCTCTGTTTCATTTTCAACAGCAATATTTCACTTCATCGTTAAAAAACAACTTATTAAAAAGATTGTAGTAGCTATTGTAGTATCTGCATACTGAATTAACCTTCTGATTGACTTAACTTTACTGTACGTTGTAAAGTGTACTTTCAATAACTACCCttcattttcatattgaaacttttcatgatgtcataaatgcatatataagTTTCTCCGCGTCTAAAGCAGAAAGCATTGGCTGCAGTTTAGAGATGTTTCTAGGATGGAAGAATGCTGTTCGACACACATTTGAGATGTGACTATCAAACAACAGACTGCCATCTAGCAACACACCCAGGTCCTTAACTGTCGACAACGACACAACTGAACAACCATCAAAGGAAATGTTGCACTCTACTTTTTATGTTTACTGGCATTTGTTAGAGTTTCACATTGTTGGCCATCCAGTTTTTTAATGTCATGAACACAGTCTTTTGAAAACTGGTCAGATTTGAGAAGATGTGTAGCTAGGTATCATCAGCATAGCAATGGTAATCTGCTTTATGTTTCCTGATAATGTCTCCTAAGGGAAGCATGTAAAGTGATAATATGATGAGCCCTAAAACTGATTCCTGTGGAACTCCGAATTTAACCCAAAATTCATGtgacatttcatcatttacataaacaaagTGGTAGCGGTTGGATGACTAGAATTCAAACCAGGCTTATTGCTGACCACCAATGCCAACATAGTTTTCTAGTCTATCTATTAGAATGGCGCAGTCTATAGTATCAAAAGCGGCACACAGGTCCAGTAGAACTAAAAAAGAGATGCTGCCGGGATCAGATTCTATGAGAAGATCATTTgtcactttaatttatttaattaatcactttaattatatatatttttaaataaatatgcacacatTACACAGctgtttctgtttctgttgcaagggaaaatatatatcatattattGGCTTATGACTACATAACAGCACAACAGGGATTTAATTCCtccagaagtttttttttttaacttgaagCACTGGATGCATGTCAGACCGTGTTTACGATTAACAGTAACAGCGAGTGCATGTAGCTTCCATCAAAATGTCAGGTTAAATTTTTGGATATTTTCTGTCATGTAAATCAATTTAACTAGTAAGCACACAAAGGTTAAGAGTCCCACAAGCTTGTTTTGCTTGCGTGTATGTGTATGCATCCCTTGGTGTGTCATTGTGAATCAGGGCgtcaacacatactgtatacaaaaaATCCAGCTAATGCACAGATTTTTAGGTACTTTGAAATCACCTAATCAACAGCTTGTCATGGTGGCAAGCATCCGCATGGCTGAGTGtcaaaggatagttcacctaaaataaaacttctgtcatcatttcttcaccatcatgtggttcaaaacctgtatgtgactctttcttcagtggaacaagaaagaagatattttgaaaaatgtctcagtggtttggtCCATACAATGAATGTCAAacgggttcaat from Triplophysa dalaica isolate WHDGS20190420 unplaced genomic scaffold, ASM1584641v1 Contig13, whole genome shotgun sequence includes:
- the LOC130417092 gene encoding C1q-related factor-like; this encodes MLVLVLVVLIPILVHLAGTSENGEYEMLGACRMVCDPFSEKSGTTAGIGTGTGITNTQLEAEPLTDHSMGPPLPTYAHGPQGKPGRQGKPGLPGPPGPPGEPGPPGPMGPPGNKNHTERPDVSALGGRTATGMGTSVYAMVPRLAFYAALKNPQEGYEILRFDDVVTNIGNNYDGSTGKFVCKVPGTYFFTYNVLMRGGDGTSMWADLLKNGQVRASAIAQDQDQSYDYASNTVILHLDPGDEIFIKLDGGKAHGGKSNKYSTFSGFILYSD